GAAAATCAATAATGCTATAGCATTCGGACTCGGACAGTCAGAATACACCGATGACGCGCAGAAGTTTGCAGTGATTTCTGACGGCACCGGGATGACCTCGGAGTCAGTCTATTCACGCTCGGCAATGTATGACACTGACGGAAATATGACAGGCTACGACATAAAATCAACGCTCGTAATCCGCAGTGCTGTACAGGGCCGTGAAGGAGAAATATATTTTGCGGGAAATGAAGAGCTGATTAAGGCGTTCGGGCTGAACACGATACAGGACTCGCGGGAGGGGACATTCAATGTCTCAGTGTACAACGCCCACACCGGCGAGACTTTAGCGACTGACATAAAGATTACAGGCCATGAGCTTGCCGGGATAATTCACCCGAATGTTGATGTCGATTTTGACCCTATGGCCGGGACTGTCGCAGAATGGAACGAGAGCGGGAAAGAGTACATGATGATTTCTGACGGGGTATATACCGCAAATATTCACCTTGCGAACAACGGCATACTCTTTCAGACAGGCGCGAATCAAGATGAGTCATTCGCCGTTCAGCTTGGGAATGTCTCAGCGGAGACTCTCGGAGTTGACCGCGTGAATGTCATGACCGGGGATCTTGCCCGCAGGTCTGTCGGCTATATTGACTCGGCAATTGACAGCGTAGTCAGGCAGCGGACTCAGATTGTCGCATACGGGGACGCACTAGAGCATACACTACAGAGCGTGAACACCGCCGGGGAGAATCTCAATGACTCAGTGAGCAGGATAACTGATGCCGATTACGCGCAGTCGACAATGAGATTCATAGAGTTCCAGATTCTGAGCCGGGCAGGTGAAGCTATGCTGTCCCAGGCAAACCAGCAGCCCGAAGCAGTTTTTAGCCTTCTCGGAAATTCATAGCCTCATGGACGGGTGCGCCTTCTGACAAGCAGCAATAGTATCACGCATGACATACCCGGCAGATTACATCCCTGACTCCCGCGGCTTTCTCCCGGTGCTGTGTCCTCCGTTATATTAACCCTCGCTGTAATTACAGGCTCATACCTGACTCCGCCCTCAAGATATGTCCTTACCGTGATTTTCCTGTTGGCAGGGACTGCGCTGACCTCGCGCCCGGAAGTATCGACAAACGTATAATTCTCGCCCTCCGCCTCAATGCCATATGGGAATGAGTGATACTCTATGTATGTCCCTTCAGGAATCCAACTGTCAAAGCTCACGTAGAAATCATATCTTCCGTCCTCGCTAACTGTTACAGGGGGGATTATTGCGGCTGTGATGTATTTATGCGGAGCGTCCTCGGATATTGACAGCGAATATCTCCGCGAGGCTTTCCCGCCGGGGTTTTCCGCTGAAATTATGAGTGAGAAACGCCCGGCCTCCTCCGGGACTCCCTCAAGCACTCCCGCTTTGCTGAACGTGAGTCCCTTCGGCAGTTTCCCGCGAAGACTCCACACTGTGCCAGCTCCGCCCGAATACATGAAATCAGCGTGATAATATTCCCCCTTGAAGCCGTCCGGGATTGTCTCCGTCTTTATCTGCGGCTTTAGTGTCCTTATGCTGAACGGAATATGCCGGGAGGATTTGCCTTCTTCTGTTGAAGCATATACTGTTATGCGCCCGTCAAAATCTTTTGCGGGAACTCCTGAGATTATCCCCGTATCAGCGTCAAGAGTCAGACCTTCAGGGAGAATATCACTGCTCCATTTCACCGGGCCGCGGCTTGAAGCCCTCAGCCTGAAACTGTAGCGCATTCCCGTGTAGCCTTGCCGTAGTGATGATGTCGATATTGCCGGAATATCTCCCCTCACCGAAAGCGTGTAGTCCCTCCGTGCGAATACAGCCCCGTTGCCAGCGTCAACAGTCAGCAGAAATTTCCCGGTCTCACGCGGAGTCCCCGAAAGAGTCCCAGAGTCAAACGACAGCCCGCGCGGAATATCCCCGGAGACCCGCCAAATATCACCCTCAATCCCGGACACCTTCAGCGCGCATTTATACGCCCTGCCGTAATTGCCATCGCTTAACGTCTCAGGGGTAATCATTATGTCAGTGCTTGAGACTGTCAGCGCGACTCTTGCTGACGATTCCCCGGCCTCGTTCGCGGCTGTTACGTCAATGATATATTCTCCCGGCTCTGAGGGAGTCCCGGAGATTCGCCCGTTGCTGTCCATCGTGAGTCCTTCAGGAAGAGTCCCGGCCATGATTACGGAGGAGGGCGAGTCGTTCATGGCAAGCGCGAAATCATAGGAGGCATTCACGACAGCGGAAGGCAATACGGGAGTCATGACACGCGGAAGAGAGTCGGCAAAAACTTTCAGCGGGAAGACATCCGAGACTTTCCCGGCACTGTTCGAGGCTGTAATGTCAACGCTGAATACCCCGAAAATTTTCGGAACGCCTGAAATTTTCCCGGGGGCTGAACACGTGAGTCCATCGGGGAGTCCTTCTGCTGACCACCGCGCCGGGGCTGAGGCCGTGAGGGTGTACGAATAACTTTCGCCCGAAATGCCCGGCCATAATTTATTGTGTGAAATGTCGGGGATAACCTGCGGAGCCTCGTCAAGCGTCCACGTTCCGGGAATGTCTATCTTCATGGGCGGAATGTCGCCCGCGTTCGCGCCTTCCCGCCGAAAAATCACGGCATCGCGGGAGTCCGTGTAGCTGAGTATGAGAATGTCGCCGGAAATTTCGAGCCTTGTCGCGGCGTTGAGTGAAAAGAGAACGCAAAGAAGAAGGATAATCCGCCGCATGAAATCACGCCTTCACCCTAGAAATTCAGCATGACAATATCCGCGCTAGTCGTCCATTCACGGACAGGAGAGTCCAAAATCTCGCGCATTCCCGAATCTTTTCGCCGGGAAATCACTGCGACTTTCTTCCCGGAATGCCACAGATCCCGCAGGCCGTCATTGCCGATAAACCACCGCCCGCGCTCCGGGTCATGTTCCATCCCGAACTCAAGCTCATTCACAGCCTCAGCCGTTACAGTCCTGCGCCCCGTGTAGAAGCTCATACCCTGCATCAAATTTCCGTAAACTACAACCGAGTCAGCCTCAGCGGGAATCATCATGGCCGAGTCTTTCCGGGACAGTAATTTTCCCTCTACCTGAAACGCCCCCGATGCCGCCCACATTGCCGCAATACCTGCTATCACCATGAGGGCGGGAATATTTTTCCTTCCGGCAAACAGCGACAGCACCCAGAACGCAAGCAGCATGACCGCCAGGCACATGGCCGGGAAAATCATCGCGTGAAAATCGGGGTCATTCTTGACGGACGGGAGTATTAAGCCCGTAACAGCGACAGGGATTAATATTGCTGACGTGATTATGACGAAACGCCGAAGATTTTTCCCCTCAAGAGCGGACATTGACGCGCCCGAAAGAACCGCTAAAGGAGGCATACAGGGAAGTATGTACGTTATGAGCTTTGAGCCTGAAGCCGAGAAGAACAGAAACGGAAGCCCCGCCCACAGTCCCAGGAATGCACCCGAATTTCTGTCGATGAGCCTGCATTTTCCGAACACTGCGCGGAATGCGTCCCATAATATTCCCGTCCAAGGAATGAATCCTGCTATGATTATCGGAATGAAGAACCAGAACGGCTCGTAGCGGGCGTGAATTGTTGTCGTGTACCTCAAAAAATGCTCGCGTATAAAGAAAAAGTGAAAGTAATCAGGATTCCTCCGGCAGACTTCCACAAAGTAAGGCGAGACAATCACGAAAAATAATATTATTGCTGACGGTGAAAACAGCCCGGGAATTTTCCTGTACTGCCTTGTGATAATGAGATGGATTAACGCAATCCCCCCCGGAAGAACAACGCCGATTAAGCCCTTTGTGAGGACTGACAGAGCCATGAACGAATAGAATAATAATATGGCTGACTTTTTCCCGTTCACGCTCCAAAAGTAATAGCTTGCCATAGCTGCCGTGAAGAAAAATGTCAATGTCATATCCGTGATATTGATACGGCTTGTACCGTACCACAATACAGAAGACGCAAGCATTAACCCCGCAAGGGCAGAGGCATATTTTGACCGCGTAATCTTCAGCGCAATGGCATACGCGAGAACGCAGCACCCTAATCCGGCCATGACAGGGAAGAATCTTCCGGCAAACTCATTTTCCCCGAACGCAAGAAACGCCCCCGCCGTAAGCCAGTAATGCAGGGGAGGCTTCTCGAAATACAGAACGTAATTCAGTCTCGGCGTAATATAGTCGCCCGCCTCTATCATCTCGCGGGGAATTTCTGAGTATCTCCCCTCGTCAGGGTCAATGAATCCGTAATCCCCTAATCCGCAGAAATATACGCACACCGCCAGGACTGCCCCGGCCATGAGGATTATTGCGCGTCTACTCATGATAGGCTTCAAGAGTCATTCTCACAGCATCGCGGAGTGATACGGACGGTTGCCAGCCGAGAGACTTTATTTTGTCGATTGATGGAATACGGTTCATTGTGTCGTCGTAGCTGTCTGAGTAATAATTTTCCGGCGATACTGTGATTAGCTTTGCGCTTTCAGCCTGCTCTCTGAATTTCGGAAATCTCTTCATTTCGTCAATGACAATCTCGGCAAGCTCGCGGATTGAATAATTGTTGTCGGGGTTGCCTACGTTGAAGATCTGCGAGTCTGCCTGCCCTTTGTGATTCTTGAGGATGAGCATTAATGCGTCAACGCCATCGCCTATCCACGTAAAACTCCTGCGCTGTGAGCCTCCGCCGACAAGTTTTATTTCCCCGCGGTGAAGTATGTCGTATATGAACTGAGTTATTGACCTTGCCCGGTGAAGTTTCGCGTCCTCCATTGTGTCGAGTCCCGGCCCGATCCAGTTGAACGGCCTGAAAAGCGTGTACTGTAATCCCTTCTCGGCGTTGTAGGCGGTAATTACACGGTCAAGCATTTGCTTTGAGCAGCTGTATATCCATCTCATTTTGCCTACAGGGCCTGTTACGAGGGGGCTTTCGTCCTCCTTCAAAATATTCTCGTTGGCCAGTCCGTAAACTTCTGAGGTTGACGGGAAAATCACGCGCTTCTTGTACTTCAGGCACATTCGGACAATCTTCAAGTTCTGCTCGAAATCAAGCTCGAACGTCCACAAAGGTTTTGCCAGATAAATCGCGGGCATTGCGACTCCGGCAAAGGGCAGCACTACATCACACGCCGCAACCTGTTCGCGGATATAGTCAGTCTCTTTGAATATATCACCCTGAAAGCATGTGAAGCGTTTGTTTCCGATGAATTTTTCGAGGCGCGATGTATTTATGTCGAACGCGCTTATTTCGTAGTCTGATGTCTCCAAAACTTTCCGCACAAGATGACTCCCAATAAAGCCCCCTGCGCCCAGCAGAAATATTTTCACTTAATCTATCTCCATGCAAAATTTTTGATTACACTGCATACCCTCATAGCGTCATCATCAGTCATGAGCGGGAAAATTGGCAGTGAGACCGCCTGACTGTAATAACGTTCGGCCATCGGGAAATCTCCGGGCTTGTAGCCATATTTCTCCCGGTAATATGGCTGCAAGGGAACCGGCCTGTAATGAACCTGAAGCCTTATATCATTATCACGGAGATACGCGAAAAATTCGCCCTGCTGATTCTCTTTCACCCTCGCTATGAACAAGTGCCACGCATGGCCGGGTTTGTCCGGGGGCAAAGTGAGTCCGTCAAGCCCTGAGAGCTGAGAGAAATATATCCGTGCAATTTCGCGCCGTCTCGCGACAAAATCATCAAGCCGCTTCATCTGGCTGAGTCCCAAAGCGCAGTGTACTTCCGACAGTCTGTAATTGTACCCTAAAAACTGCATTTCACTATGCCACGGGCCGGGTGCTTCGTCAACAAATTCAGCGGGATTCCGTGTCATTCCGTGATTCCTGAACATGCGTAATTTCCTGGCGTACTCGTCATTGTCCGTGAGAACCGCTCCGCCTTCAGCCGTTGTTATGTGCTTGACGGGGTGAAAGCTAAGAGTCGTCATGTCTGCATCATGGCCGATTTTGTGATTTCCCCTGTCCCCGCCCAATGAATGACTCGCGTCCTCAATCAGTACGGCGTTATGTTCGTCAGCAATTTTCCTGAACGGCTCAATGTCGAAAGGATAACCCGCAAAGCTCACGGGGATTACTGCTTTGACCTTCCCGCCGTGTGAGGCGATTGCGCGCTCTGCCTCGTCAGGATTCATGCAGAGGGTAGAGTCAATATCCGCGAAAATCGGCGTTGCTCCCGTATATATTACGCTGTTTGACGTTGCGACAAATGTTAATGCTGTTGTTACTGCGAAATCTCCTGCGCCCATTCCTGAAGCGAACATAGCACCGTGTAATGCCGCTGTCCCGCTTGAGAATGTTACGGCGTGTTTGACTCCGGCATAATCGGCTAATGATTTCTCGAAAGCGTCAACAGTCGGCCCCATTGTGAGCCAGTCGCCCCGCAGGACTTTCACGACTTCCGCAATATCGTCATCATTAATCCATTGCCGACCATATGATAATGTCTTCATTATTTTTCCTCCTGTAATGCTACTTTTCCCGCTCTGCCCTGAATTTCGCTCATGATAATTTTACACTTTGGGAAAGCTGAAATTTTCTTCACGGCCTCTTTCAGTGTCAGAAATTTGACTCCCATGTCCCTGCACCTGTCAAGAAATTCGCTAAATGCCCCGGACATCATTCCGCCTTCCATTTCAGTGTGAATAGTGTGTACGTTGAGACCGTCATGAAGGAGTCCGGCGTAATATGAGCTGACATTTTCCGGCTTGACCGTTCCGAGTACCTCATCAAGAGTCGGGAGCGTTGAAGGTATCTGCGGAGTGCTGAACGTAATATCGCCCATTTCAGGAATGAAGGGTGAATATCCCCGTGAGTCGGAGCAGTATTTGAGTCCGAGTTTGTCTTGTACCATCAGGCTGTCGGGGGTAACCTGCCACCCCGGCGCGGCGCATGACTCCGGCCTGAAGTGTGCGTAATCCTCAAACTGTGAGAATGCCCGCTCAAGCTCGGCGCGAATCTGTTCACGGCTGAGAGTCGGAAGATTGTCCTGCCAGTAGACATGATCCCATGAGTGAATCCCGCAGTCGTGTCCCTCGTCAGCAGTCCTCCGAATCAAATCGGGATTGGCCGCCGTAATCATCGGGGCGGGAAGCAGTGTGCCGTAAAATAATGTCTTGAGGCCGTAAGCTGTAGGGGCTTTCGTTCGGAACATCTTGCTGATGAAACCTTTGCGGAAGATTCTGCGGATAGCTTTCCCGGAATTGTCCGGTCCCATCGAGAAAAATACGGACGCTCTAACGCCGTGAGCCTTCAGAATATCGAGGAGTCTCGGCAGTCCCTCAAGATAGCCTTTGAGCGTGTCAATGTCGATCTTTATGGCAAGCGTTGTAGTTCCTGAGAACGCTATTTTTTCCGCGATTTTTGGCTTATGCTCGCGCTTCATATTATCTCCCATTCGAGAATCTCTATAATGCCGTCTGAAGTCTTCACGAGCAGGGCAGGAGTCCTCTCCGTATTTCCGTCATATATGCGCGTCTTCCACACCATAATTTTTTTGCCGTCATGGTACGTGAAAGCAC
The Synergistaceae bacterium genome window above contains:
- a CDS encoding putative Ig domain-containing protein, with the translated sequence MRRIILLLCVLFSLNAATRLEISGDILILSYTDSRDAVIFRREGANAGDIPPMKIDIPGTWTLDEAPQVIPDISHNKLWPGISGESYSYTLTASAPARWSAEGLPDGLTCSAPGKISGVPKIFGVFSVDITASNSAGKVSDVFPLKVFADSLPRVMTPVLPSAVVNASYDFALAMNDSPSSVIMAGTLPEGLTMDSNGRISGTPSEPGEYIIDVTAANEAGESSARVALTVSSTDIMITPETLSDGNYGRAYKCALKVSGIEGDIWRVSGDIPRGLSFDSGTLSGTPRETGKFLLTVDAGNGAVFARRDYTLSVRGDIPAISTSSLRQGYTGMRYSFRLRASSRGPVKWSSDILPEGLTLDADTGIISGVPAKDFDGRITVYASTEEGKSSRHIPFSIRTLKPQIKTETIPDGFKGEYYHADFMYSGGAGTVWSLRGKLPKGLTFSKAGVLEGVPEEAGRFSLIISAENPGGKASRRYSLSISEDAPHKYITAAIIPPVTVSEDGRYDFYVSFDSWIPEGTYIEYHSFPYGIEAEGENYTFVDTSGREVSAVPANRKITVRTYLEGGVRYEPVITARVNITEDTAPGESRGSQGCNLPGMSCVILLLLVRRRTRP
- a CDS encoding phospholipid carrier-dependent glycosyltransferase — translated: MSRRAIILMAGAVLAVCVYFCGLGDYGFIDPDEGRYSEIPREMIEAGDYITPRLNYVLYFEKPPLHYWLTAGAFLAFGENEFAGRFFPVMAGLGCCVLAYAIALKITRSKYASALAGLMLASSVLWYGTSRINITDMTLTFFFTAAMASYYFWSVNGKKSAILLFYSFMALSVLTKGLIGVVLPGGIALIHLIITRQYRKIPGLFSPSAIILFFVIVSPYFVEVCRRNPDYFHFFFIREHFLRYTTTIHARYEPFWFFIPIIIAGFIPWTGILWDAFRAVFGKCRLIDRNSGAFLGLWAGLPFLFFSASGSKLITYILPCMPPLAVLSGASMSALEGKNLRRFVIITSAILIPVAVTGLILPSVKNDPDFHAMIFPAMCLAVMLLAFWVLSLFAGRKNIPALMVIAGIAAMWAASGAFQVEGKLLSRKDSAMMIPAEADSVVVYGNLMQGMSFYTGRRTVTAEAVNELEFGMEHDPERGRWFIGNDGLRDLWHSGKKVAVISRRKDSGMREILDSPVREWTTSADIVMLNF
- a CDS encoding bifunctional UDP-4-keto-pentose/UDP-xylose synthase, with protein sequence MKIFLLGAGGFIGSHLVRKVLETSDYEISAFDINTSRLEKFIGNKRFTCFQGDIFKETDYIREQVAACDVVLPFAGVAMPAIYLAKPLWTFELDFEQNLKIVRMCLKYKKRVIFPSTSEVYGLANENILKEDESPLVTGPVGKMRWIYSCSKQMLDRVITAYNAEKGLQYTLFRPFNWIGPGLDTMEDAKLHRARSITQFIYDILHRGEIKLVGGGSQRRSFTWIGDGVDALMLILKNHKGQADSQIFNVGNPDNNYSIRELAEIVIDEMKRFPKFREQAESAKLITVSPENYYSDSYDDTMNRIPSIDKIKSLGWQPSVSLRDAVRMTLEAYHE
- the pseC gene encoding UDP-4-amino-4,6-dideoxy-N-acetyl-beta-L-altrosamine transaminase, with the protein product MKTLSYGRQWINDDDIAEVVKVLRGDWLTMGPTVDAFEKSLADYAGVKHAVTFSSGTAALHGAMFASGMGAGDFAVTTALTFVATSNSVIYTGATPIFADIDSTLCMNPDEAERAIASHGGKVKAVIPVSFAGYPFDIEPFRKIADEHNAVLIEDASHSLGGDRGNHKIGHDADMTTLSFHPVKHITTAEGGAVLTDNDEYARKLRMFRNHGMTRNPAEFVDEAPGPWHSEMQFLGYNYRLSEVHCALGLSQMKRLDDFVARRREIARIYFSQLSGLDGLTLPPDKPGHAWHLFIARVKENQQGEFFAYLRDNDIRLQVHYRPVPLQPYYREKYGYKPGDFPMAERYYSQAVSLPIFPLMTDDDAMRVCSVIKNFAWR
- a CDS encoding 4-deoxy-4-formamido-L-arabinose-phosphoundecaprenol deformylase, which produces MKREHKPKIAEKIAFSGTTTLAIKIDIDTLKGYLEGLPRLLDILKAHGVRASVFFSMGPDNSGKAIRRIFRKGFISKMFRTKAPTAYGLKTLFYGTLLPAPMITAANPDLIRRTADEGHDCGIHSWDHVYWQDNLPTLSREQIRAELERAFSQFEDYAHFRPESCAAPGWQVTPDSLMVQDKLGLKYCSDSRGYSPFIPEMGDITFSTPQIPSTLPTLDEVLGTVKPENVSSYYAGLLHDGLNVHTIHTEMEGGMMSGAFSEFLDRCRDMGVKFLTLKEAVKKISAFPKCKIIMSEIQGRAGKVALQEEK